The genomic window GGCGCATGAGGTAGAATTTTACCGGAGGTGCTTCTTCCGGGGGTATCGCCTTCTTGAGGACCAGCGTCCCTTCCACTATCCTTTCTTCGTGGGCAGCGCATATGCCCTTCATTTTTGCGCCCCCCTTCTTCCCCCCTACCATCGGCGTCAGGTCGTGGAGCTTCGTAATGTGGACACGGCCAAGCTTCTTCGGAAAACCCTGGATGAACCCACGCATAAGAGTAAAATCGTTGTCCACCCATATATAGGGCACATAGTAACCGGGTTCTCCTTCAAAATCACAGCGTATCATGACGATGCACTCCCTGTACATGGAACGCTCGGGATTGACGAAGGAGAGATCGAGACTTGCATCGCTCACAGATATCCATTCCACAAACCAGACAGCGCCTTCACCGGGATTCGGACCCATACCGAGCGGCTCGGGCAGCAGAGCACGGACCTTTTCCGGATCGGCCTTAAAATTGAGGTGCATGGCCTCCCCGCCATAATGCCATGGGGGCGGGTCCAGGAGAGAAGCTTTCCCTCCCGGTGACAGGGGGAGCATATATCCCTTCAGGGTACTTTGGCTCATAATTTTGACCTCCTCCTCTGTGTCGCCTCAGGTGAGGCGGAATGTGCGCACGTGAAGGCAAAGATTATCTTGTTCCCCACTTACTCTGAAAAACCTCAA from Syntrophorhabdaceae bacterium includes these protein-coding regions:
- a CDS encoding acetoacetate decarboxylase family protein; amino-acid sequence: MSQSTLKGYMLPLSPGGKASLLDPPPWHYGGEAMHLNFKADPEKVRALLPEPLGMGPNPGEGAVWFVEWISVSDASLDLSFVNPERSMYRECIVMIRCDFEGEPGYYVPYIWVDNDFTLMRGFIQGFPKKLGRVHITKLHDLTPMVGGKKGGAKMKGICAAHEERIVEGTLVLKKAIPPEEAPPVKFYLMRHFPDYENPEKPLVHDITMSTVTNVAVKDAWTGEAGVYFMPSLFEEVADLGPVQALEGYTFSIGLTITGGKVLHRFMG